From the Lathyrus oleraceus cultivar Zhongwan6 chromosome 4, CAAS_Psat_ZW6_1.0, whole genome shotgun sequence genome, one window contains:
- the LOC127137361 gene encoding uncharacterized protein LOC127137361 has product MDRSWMQKNRLSEEYKKGVLEFLKFAETNLPESNGRFHCPCAKCVNIAPLEAHIVWEHLGVNGICQNYTKWIWHGELSDAPKASPKEEFDVEMGDRLEDMIRDIGQDSFQRANIHDTLCNDSKIPLYPNCKNFTRLSAVLRLFNLKAINSWTDKSFTQLLELLKEMLPEENMLPNRAYEAKKILCPMGIEYKKIHACPNDCILYWKDNEEKEKCPKCMTSRYKKKSDDEGCDVTTKGPPAKVLWYLLIIPRFKRLFGNLNDAKNIRWHAEERKCDGKIRHPADSLQWKKVDTLFPDFGIEPRNLRLGLSTDGMNPYGSLSSNHSSWPVLLIIYNLSPWLCMKRKHVMLSMMISGPKQPGNDIDVYLSPLIDDLRKLWDEGIDVFDSFSNETFKLRAMLFCTINDFPAYGNLSGYKVKGHKACPICEKDTCYHQLEKGKKTVYLGHRRFLNHNHPYRRLKKAFNGYQEYKVAPKALTGEEVYHRVRNISVSFGKKQKKITSNNIWKKSSVFFDLPYWSSLDVRHCIDVMHVEKNVCDSVIGTLLNIQGKTKDGLNSRLDMVKMKIREELAPQPRGNKTYLPPACHTLSKEEKRKFCQCLQGVKVPNGYSSNVKSLVSIQDLKLIGLKSHDCHILMQQLLPVAIRGILPKNVRHAITRLCLFFNDICNKVIDPDKLDEMENESIIILCQLEMFFPPSFFDIMVHLIVHLVREIRLCGPVYLRWMYPFERYMKILKGYVKNYYRPEASIVERYITEEAIEFCTDYLSDAKPVGLPKSRHDGRCDGKGTRLKVKHMGEGEVFQAHLYILNNTDEVHPYLSTHQTIVKAKNPRMTEKWVLKEHNRTFSKWFKTKIMNDDNASDTLKFLAYEPSFNVLCWSGYDINKFSFCTKSQDDKSTMQNSGVMITASSMHFSSSKDKNPVLASTAYFGVIEEIWELNYVKFKVPIFKCKWVNSNNGVQTDELGFTLVDLDKVGYKDEPFIMAAQAVQVFYVKDPSNTRWSVVLQRRNMNYSDENEDSTLDIDHNTSFSTQRPYFNDENEVDDVYAIRYDHQEGILEDNNK; this is encoded by the coding sequence ATGGATCGTAGTTGGATGCAAAAAAATCGCCTATCCGAGGAGTATAAGAAAGGAGTGTTAGAGTTTTTGAAATTTGCTGAAACTAATCTTCCTGAAAGTAATGGAAGATTTCACTGTCCTTGTGCTAAGTGTGTAAATATTGCACCTTTAGAGGCTCACATCGTATGGGAACACTTAGGAGTTAACGGGATTTGTCAAAATTATACAAAGTGGATATGGCATGGTGAATTGTCTGACGCGCCAAAGGCCTCTCCTAAAGAAGAGTTTGATGTAGAGATGGGTGATCGTCTAGAAGATATGATCCGTGATATTGGACAAGACTCTTTTCAACGGGCAAATATACATGATACTCTTTGCAATGACAGTAAAATCCCTTTGTATCCAAATTGTAAAAACTTCACACGACTGTCGGCTGTGCTAAGATTGTTCAATTTGAAGGCGATTAATAGTTGGACAGATAAAAGCTTCACACAATTGTTAGAGTTGTTGAAGGAAATGTTACCGGAAGAAAACATGTTGCCGAACCGGGCCTATGAGGCAAAAAAGATATTATGTCCAATGGGTATAGAATATAAGAAAATACACGCATGCCCTAATGACTGCATATTGTATTGGAAAGATAATGAAGAGAAAGAAAAATGTCCCAAGTGCATGACATCACGCTATAAGAAGAAGAGTGATGATGAAGGTTGTGATGTGACCACAAAGGGTCCTCCAGCAAAGGTGTTATGGTACCTTCTAATTATTCCAAGGTTTAAGCGATTGTTTGGTAATTTAAATGATGCGAAGAATATTAGATGGCATGCAGAAGAAAGGAAGTGTGATGGAAAAATTCGGCATCCAGCCGACTCTTTGCAATGGAAGAAGGTTGATACTTTATTTCCAGACTTTGGCATTGAACCAAGAAACCTTAGGCTTGGACTTTCTACTGATGGAATGAATCCATATGGTAGTTTAAGTAGTAACCATAGTTCATGGCCCGTTCTCTTGATTATCTATAATTTATCTCCTTGGTTGTGCATGAAGAGGAAACATGTTATGTTATCTATGATGATTTCTGGACCAAAACAACCAGGAAATGACATAGATGTTTATCTAAGCCCGTTGATTGATGACTTAAGAAAGTTGTGGGATGAAGGAATTGATGTATTTGATAGTTTTTCAAATGAAACTTTCAAATTGCGGGCTATGTTATTTTGCACCATCAATGACTTTCCAGCTTATGGTAACTTGTCTGGTTATAAAGTTAAGGGGCATAAAGCATGCCCTATATGTGAAAAAGATACATGCTACCATCAATTAGAGAAAGGAAAAAAGACTGTTTACCTTGGACACCGAAGATTTCTTAATCATAATCACCCATATCGAAGATTGAAAAAGGCTTTTAATGGATATCAGGAGTATAAAGTTGCCCCAAAGGCCTTAACTGGAGAAGAAGTCTATCATCGGGTGAGGAACATAAGTGTTAGTTTtggaaaaaaacaaaaaaagatTACAAGTAATAATATATGGAAGAAGAGTTCAGTGTTCTTTGACCTTCCATATTGGTCCAGTCTTGATGTAAGACATTGTATTGATGTAATGCATGTGGAAAAAAATGTGTGTGATAGTGTAATCGGAACACTTCTTAATATTCAAGGTAAGACCAAAGATGGTTTAAATTCTCGTTTAGATATGGTTAAGATGAAAATAAGAGAGGAGTTAGCTCCTCAACCAAGAGGTAACAAAACCTATTTGCCACCGGCGTGTCATACATTGTCAAAAGAAGAGAAAAGAAAATTTTGCCAGTGTCTACAAGGTGTGAAAGTGCCAAATGGATACTCCTCAAATGTCAAAAGTCTCGTGTCAATACAAGATCTCAAACTAATTGGTTTAAAATCTCACGATTGCCACATTTTGATGCAACAACTACTACCTGTGGCTATTCGTGGCATCTTGCCAAAAAATGTCCGACATGCCATAACTAGATTGTGCTTATTCTTTAATGATATTTGTAACAAAGTGATTGACCCTGATAAATTGGACGAGATGGAAAACGAGTCAATTATTATCTTGTGTCAGTTGGAGATGTtttttcctccttcattttttGACATCATGGTTCACTTGATTGTTCATCTAGTTAGAGAGATTAGATTGTGTGGTCCTGTTTATTTAAGGTGGATGTATCCTTTTGAACGATACATGAAGATATTGAAAGGCTATGTGAAGAATTATTATCGTCCTGAAGCATCTATTGTTGAAAGGTACATCACAGAAGAAGCCATTGAATTTTGTACAGACTATTTGTCAGATGCAAAACCTGTAGGACTACCCAAGTCTCGTCATGATGGAAGATGTGACGGTAAGGGTACACGTCTAAAGGTTAAGCATATGGGCGAAGGGGAAGTTTTTCAAGCACATTTGTATATATTGAATAACACTGACGAGGTTCATCCATACTTGAGTACACATCAAACCATTGTCAAAGCTAAAAACCCTCGTATGACTGAAAAATGGGTGTTGAAAGAGCATAACAGAACATTCTCAAAATGGTTTAAAACCAAGATTATGAATGATGATAATGCTTCTGATACATTAAAGTTTCTAGCATACGAGCCTAGCTTTAATGTTTTATGTTGGAGTGGGTACGATATAAATAAGTTTTCTTTTTGTACAAAATCACAGGATGACAAGAGTACCATGCAAAATAGTGGGGTAATGATAACAGCTTCTTCAATGCACTTTTCTAGTTCAAAGGATAAAAACCCTGTCTTGGCATCCACAGCTTACTTTGGCGTTATAGAAGAGATATGGGAGCTCAATTATGTTAAGTTTAAAGTTCCTATTTTTAAATGTAAATGGGTTAATAGTAACAATGGTGTGCAAACTGATGAATTAGGATTTACATTGGTGGACCTTGATAAGGTAGGATATAAGGATGAACCTTTTATCATGGCAGCTCAAGCAGTACAAGTATTTTATGTAAAGGATCCCTCGAACACTAGGTGGTCTGTTGTCCTCCAAAGAAGAAACATGAATTATAGTGATGAAAATGAAGATTCAACTCTAGACATTGATCACAATACTTCTTTTTCAACACAAAGGCCTTATTTTAATGATGAAAATGAAGTTGATGATGTTTATGCCATTCGTTATGATCATCAAGAAGGGATTTTGGAGGATAATAACAAATAA
- the LOC127137363 gene encoding uncharacterized protein LOC127137363 — translation MDAQQQSMYNYSQQMESTDQIPISSQQRIATTGVVSTRIYKEPHILYLEPHIHLAMPFDKLEVLCESLVDFDNMKHNGIDFTEELRMQGWETYFQRLYDPVYTYLVKEFCRFIDADDHYIVSYILGVKMPLASSLPKTTSIYTQSETPPSTFKSSNPSSQKFNLATTTLPVSEAEILNETTSSSYSTPSSPPYYILSLDTEPSDPQSLTLAQLQVHALASHQPPQPEPKATSPPPEQQNPPPSEQPQTSPSKKPATPPSEQQPTTPPAQTTPPPSDIPTIPTFEDIIIPTETLADTNQIIPIPQL, via the exons atggatgctcaacaacaatccATGTACAACTATTCTCAGCAGATGGAATCAACTGATCAAATTCCCATTTCTTCTCAACAAAGAATTGCTACTACTGGTGTCGTTTCTACCCGAatctacaaagaacctcacattctaTACCTTGAACCTCATATTCATCTTGCCATGCCCTTTGACAAGCTTGAAGTGTTGTGCGAATCACTGGTAGACTTTGACAACATGAAGCACAATGGCATAGACTTCACTGAGGAACTAAGAATGCAAGGATGGGAAACCTACTTCCAGAGACTCTACGACCCTGTGTACACTTATCTGGTAAAGGAGTTCTGCCGTTTCATAGATGCAGATGACCATTACATCGTCTCATACATTCTGGGGGTCAAGATG CCACTTGCTTCTTCTCTTCCCAAAACCACTTCCATATACACCCAATCAGAAACACCACCCTCTACCTTCAAATCCTCTAATCCATCTTCTCAAAAATTCAATCTCGCAACCACTACCTTACCCGTTTCTGAAGCAGAAATTCTGAACGAAACCACCTCATCGTCTTATTCTACACCTTCATCCCCACCATACTACATTCTCTCATTAGACACCGAACCCTCTGACCCCCAATCCCTCACACTAGCTCAACTTCAGGTGCATGCTCTTGCCTCACACCAACCACCACAACCTGAACCAAAAGCCACCTCTCCACCCCCTGAACAACAAAATCCACCACCATCTGAACAACCTCAAACATCACCTTCTAAAAAACCAGCAACTCCACCCTCTGAACAACAACCCACAACACCACCTGCACAAACAACACCACCACCCTCTGATATTCCCACCATACCAACCTTTGAAGACATCATCATCCCTACTGAAACTCTCGCTGACACCAACCAAATCATCCCCATCCCCCAACTCTGA
- the LOC127137362 gene encoding uncharacterized protein LOC127137362, translating into MGERLKQFKTLLSNVYIFGKGDKHGNTTPFEKYKFIKEEDWDLFVQTRQKEDFQEKRLKGKTHASKNIHPHILSRGGYEKLRATVMEERRKKVIEEAKGDESLMVDPPELKRYEAWLMARQKPSGNFTSEATNLVASKIGELVEKNTQGTIVFEGRDDILTVALGINEHPGRIRTAPRGVGFKKFYGKSSRSTLGGVSQDDLLAHLQALEQKMNIDFQHKLQKHLQQQRTELQQQMQKEMQEERAQIQQGMKLLQQMQLELRSERPKEMFIKEHVESVGTSTNGSCSKVMTTEDLTKKMDASEDYLKKINNLKENSFSLDLDHETSELSVFIDRVDLNELTSGIKWLSTSILSLWCTYLHRMCISKNFNKLFGFLDPNRILVHTKPAEVIQTYIQNKLDGEPKKCYLGPLLNSNHWQLFVICPEDNIIFWFCSLNRSPKKNIKVILEGALEGYHLLRGIKKKKPNWKNIMGHQQDNGWACGYYVMKNMFDIIDACIVERFNETPHHMKKSQLITSDNFGLNSFCKRLKSKRTRKRKI; encoded by the exons ATGGGGGAACGATTGAAGCAATTTAAGACATTGCTCTCAAATGTCTATATATTTGGGAAAGGAGATAAGCATGGAAATACAACTCCATTTGAAAAGTATAAATTTATCAAAGAAGAAGATTGGGATTTGTTTGTCCAGACTCGACAAAAAGAAGATTTTCAA GAGAAAAGGCTAAAAGGAAAGACACATGCATCAAAGAATATCCACCCTCATATTTTGTCTCGTGGTGGTTATGAAAAACTTAGGGCCACCGTAATGGAAGAGAGGAGGAAAAAAGTGATTGAAGAGGCCAAAGGTGATGAAAGTTTGATGGTTGACCCTCCCGAACTAAAGCGATATGAGGCATGGTTGATGGCTCGACAGAAGCCATCGGGAAATTTTACATCTGAGGCAACAAACTTAGTAGCATCTAAGATT GGAGAGTTAGTGGAAAAAAATACACAAGGTACTATTGTCTTTGAAGGGCGTGACGATATCTTGACTGTTGCCCTTGGAATAAATGAACACCCTGGTCGGATCCGCACTGCTCCTAGGGGTGTGGGCTTTAAGAAATTCTATGGAAAAAGTTCACGCTCCACCTTAGGAGGTGTCTCTCAAGATGACCTTCTAGCCCACCTTCAAGCCTTGGAGCAAAAAATGAATATAGATTTCCAACATAAATTACAAAAACatctccaacaacaaagaacAGAGCTCCAACAACAAATGCAAAAAGAGATGCAAGAGGAGAGAGCTCAAATCCAACAAGGAATGAAACTCCTACAACAGATGCAATTGGAGCTCCGCTCCGAGAGGCCTAAAGAGATGTTTATAAAAGAG CATGTAGAATCTGTGGGTACGAGCACTAACGGAAGTTGCTCAAAGGTTATGACTACTGAAGATTTAACTAAAAAAATGGATGCTTCTGAAGATTACCTCAAAAAGATTAACAATCTCAAGGAAAATTCATTCTCTCTAGATTTGGATCATGAAACAAGTGAACTCTCAGTTTTTATTGATAGGGTGGATCTTAATGAATTAACTTCCGGTATTAAATGGCTATCCACATCTATCTTGTCTTTATGGTGCAC ATATCTACATCGCATGTGTATCTCCAAGAATTTCAACAAACTATTTGGGTTTCTCGATCCAAATAGGATACTAGTTCACACAAAACCGGCCGAAGTTATTCAAACATACATACAAAATAAGTTGGATGGAGAGCCAAAAAAATGTTATTTAGGACCATTGCTAAATAG CAATCACTGGCAATTGTTTGTCATTTGTCCTGAAGATAatattattttttggttttgttcaTTAAACAGATCTCCTAAGAAAAATATTAAGGTCATATTGGAGGG AGCTCTAGAAGGTTATCATTTATTAAGAGGTATTAAGAAGAAGAAGCCTAATTGGAAGAATATTATG GGGCATCAACAAGATAACGGATGGGCATGTGGATATTATGTCAtgaaaaatatgtttgacattATTGATGCTTGTATTGTTGAAAGATTCAATGAG ACACCTCATCATATGAAAAAGAGTCAATTGATCACATCCGACAACTTTGGGCTCAATTCTTTTTGCAAAAGGTTGAAGAGCAAGAGAACCAGGAAAAGAAAGATTTAA